The Candidatus Kryptonium sp. genome contains a region encoding:
- the rpsI gene encoding 30S ribosomal protein S9 — protein sequence MPAVSYDAVGRRKTSVARVRLLPGTGKIIVNKRDFENYFPIESHRVDIIQPLVVTNTLGQFDVIANVKGGGLTGQAGAIRLGIARALLKVDETYRKILRQYGLLTRDPRMVERKKYGQPKARKRFQFSKR from the coding sequence ATGCCTGCAGTCTCATATGATGCTGTTGGTAGAAGGAAAACATCAGTTGCGAGAGTTCGTTTGCTCCCTGGAACAGGAAAAATAATTGTAAATAAGAGAGATTTTGAAAATTACTTCCCGATTGAATCGCATAGGGTTGATATAATTCAACCGTTGGTTGTGACCAATACCTTAGGACAATTTGATGTTATTGCAAATGTTAAAGGTGGTGGTTTAACAGGTCAAGCTGGTGCAATTCGGCTTGGTATAGCAAGAGCTCTTTTGAAAGTTGATGAGACATATAGAAAAATCTTGCGTCAATATGGTCTTTTGACGAGGGATCCGAGAATGGTTGAGCGTAAGAAATACGGTCAGCCAAAGGCAAGAAAAAGATTCCAATTCTCAAAGAGATAA
- the rpsB gene encoding 30S ribosomal protein S2, producing MPRVELQQLLEAGVHFGHLTRRWNPKMKPFIFMEKNGIHIIDLKKTQEYLDVACEEIKKIVLQGKQVLFVGTKKQAREIIRTEAERAGMPYVIERWLGGTLTNFVTIRKSVKKLQNIEKMEADGTIDELTKKERLKILREKEKYQKILGGIRDMVTLPGAVYIVDIKKEHIAVSEARKLNIPVFAMLDTNCDPDLVDYPIPANDDAIKSIQLITKIFTDAIIEAKAIIESEKSLVETERK from the coding sequence ATGCCAAGAGTTGAACTACAGCAGTTGCTTGAAGCGGGAGTGCATTTTGGACATTTGACCCGCCGTTGGAACCCCAAGATGAAGCCATTCATCTTCATGGAGAAGAATGGAATTCATATCATTGATCTGAAGAAAACTCAAGAATATCTTGATGTCGCATGTGAAGAGATCAAAAAAATCGTTTTACAAGGTAAGCAAGTTTTATTCGTTGGCACTAAGAAACAAGCGAGAGAAATTATCAGAACCGAAGCTGAAAGAGCTGGGATGCCTTATGTTATTGAAAGATGGCTTGGTGGGACATTGACGAACTTCGTTACGATACGAAAAAGTGTAAAGAAGCTTCAGAACATTGAGAAAATGGAAGCGGACGGAACGATTGATGAATTAACGAAAAAGGAAAGATTGAAAATCTTGCGTGAAAAGGAAAAGTATCAGAAGATTCTCGGTGGTATAAGAGATATGGTGACATTGCCCGGTGCCGTTTACATTGTTGATATTAAAAAAGAACATATTGCGGTTTCCGAGGCGAGAAAATTAAATATCCCTGTTTTCGCAATGCTTGATACAAATTGCGATCCTGATTTGGTTGACTATCCTATTCCAGCGAATGATGATGCCATAAAGTCAATTCAACTCATCACCAAAATTTTCACCGACGCGATCATTGAAGCGAAAGCAATTATAGAATCAGAAAAATCTCTTGTTGAAACCGAACGAAAGTAA
- a CDS encoding sodium:solute symporter family protein, with protein MVSFAIEDIVIIISYFIGVLYIGFKAKGENENAVEEYLLAGRSLTLPMFVATLVSTWYGGILGVGEFTYKHGLSVWLVLGLPYYIFGAIFAFVLAGRVRRSKLFTIPDRLAQVYDKKTSFFGTILTLILVTPAPYFLMLGVLFQIIFGLDLKLSIIISTLLSVSYLFVGGFKSDVYTDIFEFFLMFVGFGLILPFAFTKYGGIDFIVSNVPKETLTLTGGNSIQYIIAWFLIAVWTLVDPGFYQRCYAAKDEKTAKYGILVSILFWMVFDFMTITAGLYSKAILPNLDQPVMAYPLLAEVVLPKIAKGLFYVGLLATIMSTLNTLVFISAVTIGNDIIWKLKGNHGEVNKINFYTRIGLVITSVSSILLAIYFPSVVDLWYIIGTLTIPGLLIPVITSYFENLTPTPKHAFLIMVSGFIFSFVSFVMGQIFKTPLGEPNYPFGLEPMFPGLIVSILIYIIGRLFRGKFVF; from the coding sequence ATGGTCAGCTTTGCTATAGAGGATATAGTGATTATCATATCATATTTTATCGGCGTTCTCTATATTGGTTTCAAGGCAAAAGGCGAAAATGAAAACGCAGTGGAAGAATATCTACTTGCCGGACGAAGTTTAACTTTGCCGATGTTTGTTGCTACGCTTGTTTCAACATGGTATGGTGGAATACTTGGTGTTGGTGAATTCACATATAAGCATGGTTTGTCTGTATGGCTTGTTTTAGGGTTGCCATACTATATCTTTGGAGCTATATTTGCTTTTGTGCTTGCTGGGCGAGTTCGTCGCTCAAAACTTTTCACAATACCAGATCGGCTTGCACAAGTATATGATAAAAAGACATCGTTCTTTGGAACAATTTTAACTCTTATCTTAGTTACACCTGCACCTTATTTTTTGATGTTGGGCGTTCTTTTTCAAATTATTTTCGGATTGGATTTGAAATTAAGCATAATTATAAGCACTCTTCTTTCGGTAAGTTACCTCTTTGTTGGTGGATTTAAATCTGATGTTTACACAGATATTTTTGAGTTTTTTCTGATGTTTGTTGGTTTTGGTTTGATACTTCCTTTCGCCTTCACAAAATACGGTGGTATTGATTTTATCGTTTCAAATGTTCCGAAAGAAACTTTAACTTTAACCGGCGGCAATTCAATTCAATATATAATTGCTTGGTTTTTGATAGCAGTATGGACGCTTGTTGATCCTGGATTTTATCAAAGATGTTATGCTGCAAAAGACGAGAAGACGGCGAAATACGGAATTCTCGTTTCCATTTTATTTTGGATGGTTTTTGATTTCATGACTATTACTGCAGGACTTTATTCAAAAGCGATATTGCCAAATCTTGATCAACCAGTTATGGCTTATCCACTGCTTGCTGAAGTTGTTCTGCCGAAGATAGCTAAAGGTTTGTTCTATGTTGGGCTCCTTGCAACGATAATGTCAACTTTAAACACGCTGGTTTTTATTTCAGCGGTCACAATTGGGAATGATATAATTTGGAAATTAAAGGGAAATCATGGCGAAGTAAACAAGATAAATTTCTATACCAGAATAGGACTTGTTATTACATCTGTGTCATCAATTTTGCTTGCGATTTACTTTCCTTCCGTTGTAGACCTGTGGTATATCATTGGAACTTTAACCATACCAGGTCTTTTAATTCCAGTGATCACGAGCTATTTTGAGAACTTAACCCCGACTCCGAAGCATGCTTTTTTAATAATGGTCTCTGGATTTATTTTTTCTTTCGTTTCATTTGTAATGGGGCAAATTTTTAAAACTCCTCTTGGGGAACCAAACTATCCATTTGGGCTTGAGCCAATGTTTCCTGGATTGATCGTTTCAATTTTGATCTACATTATTGGAAGGTTGTTTAGGGGGAAATTTGTTTTTTAA
- the rplM gene encoding 50S ribosomal protein L13: MARFDVITNRTFSPKKEEVISQRKWYLINAEGQTLGRLASNIARILRGKHKPIFSPHVDCGDFVVVINAEKIKVTGKKEEKKFYFSHSGYPGGEKFESLKDLLKRKPEWVLWHAVKLMLPKNRLARKMIRKLKIYAGPEHPHQAQKPEPIPEELLLK, encoded by the coding sequence ATGGCTCGTTTTGATGTGATCACAAACAGGACTTTTTCGCCGAAAAAAGAAGAAGTCATCAGTCAGAGAAAGTGGTATTTGATCAATGCGGAGGGACAAACCCTTGGCAGGTTGGCAAGCAACATTGCTAGGATTTTAAGAGGCAAGCATAAACCAATTTTTTCTCCTCATGTAGATTGTGGTGATTTTGTTGTTGTAATTAATGCTGAAAAAATTAAAGTCACAGGAAAGAAAGAGGAAAAGAAGTTTTATTTTAGCCATTCCGGTTATCCAGGTGGAGAGAAATTTGAAAGTTTGAAGGATCTTCTGAAAAGAAAACCTGAATGGGTGCTCTGGCACGCAGTTAAGCTTATGCTTCCCAAAAATCGTTTAGCAAGAAAAATGATAAGAAAACTCAAAATTTATGCTGGACCAGAACATCCTCACCAAGCCCAAAAGCCAGAGCCAATTCCTGAAGAATTGCTATTAAAGTAA